A stretch of DNA from Lycium ferocissimum isolate CSIRO_LF1 chromosome 4, AGI_CSIRO_Lferr_CH_V1, whole genome shotgun sequence:
AAATAGTTTTACCgatagattatttttttttagttttttaaaaaaaatatacgcTGCAAATTTGTGCttagaaattaagaaaaataagtaaagctaAAATTAAACAACACATAACACTACGATAATATTCTTCTTCTTAAATAACATAGCAAATGTTgcttaaatttaagaaaatacgatcacttgcatttttttttttttttaaaaggagctacagaaattaatttatttttttagggtCGGggggaaattattttttgggtcgggtcgggtcgggtctAACTTATAGGGCATTGATAATTTTAGTTAAATGAGTAATTTTGGTTGATGCGGGATTTCCATCCATTAAGGGGTATATGTGTACACTTTGGCTAAcggagggatatatttgactactttggcTAACGGAGGGAAAAGTTGTTAGCCAATAAACTTAAgtagaagggtatatttgaccctttttcctaTATAATTTCAACAAAGAAAAATGCATACTAAAGGAGAGGTAAGTATCACACAATCTCAAAAAGAGCTCTcaattaattatacacatagGTAATTAAAAAtgtatctttttattatttacgAGGTCTAGGGGCAACAAGGGAAAAGGTAACCTAGAGAAGATCAGGAGGAGAGATCATTCATGCTAAACTTGCTCCAGAAGGTTGATTTGGAGGTCCTTTACAATGTCCTCCACAGTTATACAACATCCATTTTCCATCTGCAAGAAGTGCGAACAAACATATGAACATAATTTTTTTGCAATAAAGCATACCTTCTCCCATTAATTTGAGATATTACGAATGATGATCATTCAACTTTTATTATATTGTCCCAAAGTGATAAAAGTTATTATTCTTAGCAAAAAATAACTCAACAATgcttatatataacataaaataagaaaggccaaaacatgctaaattcggTTAGGTTGtcacatgcataaaatcatcatataagtATAGTTGCGTCAGCAGCTTAGCTTACGTATATCTGTGTGATGCCATAGATAACACAAAAGAAAACTCATTTCCCAATCCAAGCTAACCCGATGTTTTCACCTACGATACACCATGGGTCTTTTATAATTAAGTGGGTCAGAAAatgatgtttttattttatcttaagTAGTGTCACACAGATAATATGTAAGGTGAGTTGATGAAGCGAGAACTTAATTACTTGTGTACTTTCGTTCAATGAATTACAAAGTCGTTTTGGCCATTTTTTCTTTGTGATATAGTATATACAATCATAGTTGAGTTATTTTTCTGTTACAAAGAAAAATTGTGACTTTTGGAATAAATTAAATGTTTGATGACCACTCTTGAAATTAATTCATGTATTTTGGTTTTATATCTCTAGATCTAGTTTGTGTGTGATGTCTAATAAGGTATCAAGTGATAAGTTGAGATCTCAAAAACCTAAACACAGTTGTTCAATGGCAGGTACAAACTAATTAAGCTAATTTATGCCTAGTTGAAGATTAAGAGTGTCAATAATTAAAGTACCTCAGCAAGAATTGATATTTCAAGGTTGGTCCGACCAAAAGGCATGATCCTAATGTCATGGACTGAAAGATGCAATTGCTCCATTTGGAATAACACTCTTCCCACCATTCCATCTTGTTTGCTGCAATGGATGTTAATAAGTACACTTTTGTCCAAAATCCTTGCCTTAATCTTTGATCCTTCAACTTGGTCCTTGGAGGTAGAGGAATCATTATTTTCGCAGGTATTTTTCTCTGTCTGTTCGAGTAGTTTTACCTGTTCTTGAAGTTCTTTCATGTACTGTATAGTATCTCCAAGGATAGAAGACTTGTCTAACTATAGATAACCAAacagaaaaaaaatacaatcatatatttgttggaaatcttacggaaaatacttgatcacgaacactTATATGAAATTCTTGAACAATCTcatagcttgaggcatgtcaattaagacactgtccttaaggatattttacCCGGTATGGGTGCATCCCcagattcaacaagctcttctagtacaaaactaggaccagaatctaacaaagatttcacgaaataaaacccaaaaaaaggCCACTATAATATGTGAAAAGACTCTCTCTTTTTGTATTTCTCCCAAGGAAAAGGACTAGAATATGTATAGGCAACAGAAGTCATCTGCTCAAGAATATGAGATACCCAACGTTTATAAGAAGAGGAATTTTTAATGACCATAAAATGAAGTACATGTCAATGAAATGAAGGACAAGAGTACGGTACAAAATGGAGACAACCGTTGGAAGATTAAATGATTAGCATATCAATGACCCCCATTAATATTATCTTAATGGAATGAACTTAGACATTCTTTTTGAGTTACCATATTTACAACAATCCCctatatatctcaaaaataatttattatgaaatatCATAGGAAAAAGTTTTGATGGGTTTTCACATATATCAAGAGGAAATGAAGGAGAACGAATATTTTGCTGGATTTTCACATATGAGTACAACGCATCAAATCTGGTGTCGCGTAGACTATGAACCAGACCTAGataaaacaagattatactTACAGAATAAATGGTGAAGTGTAAAACTTCTATGAACTAAGAATTCTTTTGTAAGCCTATTGTCTTATTTTATCACATcatactcgcacaatctttGTCGTTATCGCGGTTTTGCGCTAAGGAGGCCATACGGTGTGTCCTGGTATTCATAGGTGCTCTAGAAATCCGTCACAATTTCATAGGAGCGGCACGCTCCACACTCATATAGGTCCACTTCTCAAAGTGTATTCTGTGAAAGAATACACCACCCATAAAGGATATGGTAATAGATTAGGTTTAACTCAGCCTCACTTTGCCTTGCGATATTGCACTATATTCACACACCATAGGAAGAGACATAATTTAATAGTGCATAGttgatcaactaatgacttgttattacccatatgaacctaattcatgggatctccaatcacataggttGGGTTACCATCATTGTTGATCTTCTCAATTGACTAAAAAATCTCATTCCCCTCGATGTTTCTCATAGTCTATGAATTGATCAAGTTCACCTCCGACTTCACATCatttatttacgtaaataatCCCATCTCACAACAGCTGTTTTATCACATTATATCTCAAATACATGTGTCTACTTTTTGccaataaaattttatttttcctacGATTATTATTGCTTGCaaccacaatatatatatacaaaagatgtTGGTTTTATTCAATTGAAATCTTCCCTAAGAAGTCTCGTAACCACTTAGCCTCATCACCAACAACTCCAAAATAATAAATTCTATTTAGTTGATTTTCATGTTATGACATCCCCACAAAGGATAAACACAGGACCGCTTGTGGATTTTAAGATCCACTTTGCATTATTGTACCTCTTTAGTACAACAAAAAATTTACTATATTTGATACCATAACATTACAAGACACCCCCATACTTTCAAATATTTCGGTCTAAGACATAATCTTTCCAAAGCTCATACaagattttttcaattttataagGTATCCTATTTTATATGTGACACACAAATTTACACCCAAGAATATATCAAAgataaaatagagaaaaaataaCATAGGTTAACGTCCTGACAACAATTCACTGTCCATTATTGTAACTCTATTAAAGCCATTCAAATGCATTGGAAGCAATTCAATCGTTTGGATAACATCATgacattcatattcaattttcTAATGAAGAATATTGtcctaatcttttttttttttttccagatcaCTAAAACATTTACATTATAACACACTGAAAATAAGCAGTAAGTAATAATTACAGTGGTTGACTAAGTTATCTAGTCCTCAGAAAAATTAGAAAGTGATcaaagagaaaataagaaaggaAAACGAGAAGTCTAACAATTATATAcgataaataaaaatttaaacaacACTTTCATTGCTGCAAACCAGATCACAAAGaccataacttttttttttttccttttttcctctttCCGTGTGACGTTTAACAATTTTCTAAAACAATAAATTGCTGCACAGACCATCATCCAATATCAAAGAAGACTTAGATAAATATCAAATTGCAGCACTTAAGAACATGTACATAGAAAAAACACCCAACAAATAGAGCATGattatatataataattctttgcccacaaaaatattatttttgattaacactttatctaattcaaataaaataatcacaCAACTTTTCCTAATAATCACATAGAAATCAAATTGGTTCAGATATTAGGACCACCTCAATTAATTCCAATATTTTTCTTATGTGAGTTTAAGAAGAACATTTTCCATTCAAGAACTTAAGTAGTTCTAGAATCACCAACATAAATaaatcattcttcttcttcaacttgggTGTAGAACACAAAATTATATGTTAGAACAAATACGCTTTGTAGCACCAAAGTCTAACACCCAATCTCTCACATTAGCCACAAAATTCATTTGAGAAATGACCACAATAACTATATCATCCGCttagtcaaatttattttaCTTACCGGGATTTCATTTCTCCGACACTTCTTCTACATTGATAGTTTCTTTTGCTACACACAAAATACTTATTcctctaaaaaaaataagctatATATAGCATTCTTCCCTCGTAACAAAGTGTTGATGGTTGGTTAGAAAGAACATGAATGAAAATTCTTAAAAACCATAACAGTATTAATAGTAACCTTAAATACTTCAACTCAAAAGGAGCAAAACACTGTAAACAATGTCTTATCCCAACTATTATCTAGGACTAAAAATAACCAGGCTTTGTCAAGGCATAAGCCGCTGGTCTCAAGATCTACTCGATATACAAGAATTTTGTTTTAGGGAAAGGCTAAATTAATGTACCAATATGGAAATCTCAAACTTCCTCAAATATCATGCAGCAACATGCACAACACACCAATTTTCTTTTCAACTGATAAGTAGATAGTATATGCAAATCAAATTGTTTAACAGTAATACAACTTCTTCAAGAGAGTACCAATTTGTTCAATTACCATTTAATTGATTTATCACTGATCCAAAGAGAAACTAAATAACCATGCTAATTCAGAAGTTAAAGGCAACTAAACTGCAAAAATTAAGCTCGGAACACATACCTTTATCTctgataaaagaaaatttattttgtCTTACATGTTGACATTGGTTGGATTTACCGGTCCTCTATATCTTGTTGTGTAATTGATTTTCCATAAGAATAAAGTcagaaatatccttaagattgttggaaattttacggaaaatacttgatcacgaacactTATATGAAATTCTTGAACAATCTcatagcttgaggcatgtcaattaagacactgtccttaaggatatttcacccggtatgggtgcatcccccaggattcaacaagctcttctagtacaaaactaggacccagaatctaacaaagatttcacaAGAAATAAAACCCAGCACACTATAATATGTGAAAAGACTCTCTCTTTTTGTATTTCTCCCAAGGAAAAGGACTAGAATATGTATAGGCAACAGAAGTCATCTGCTCAAGAATATGAGATACCCAACGTTTATAAGAAGAGGAATTTTTAATGACCATAAAATGAAGTACATGTCAATGAAATGAAGGACAAGAGTCTGTTACAAAATGGAGACAACCGTTGGAAGATTAAATGATTAGCATATCAATGACCCCCATTAATATTATCTTAATGGAATGAACTTAgacattctttttgagatacCATATTTACAACAATATCTTGTCTAATGTAATAATTATGATATTCTCCAAGAAACAAGTCGAAAATATTTAGTTTTGTGTATCAAAGGATCTATATATATTGAAGCCTTTTAAGTAACAATTTATTATAAGTGATCGAATCAAATATAAATAGCATCACAAATTCACAACATGTAAATTAAAGAACAaaggtaaaaaataaataaaaaatgcatgACCTACTAATTAGTTCACTTCTAAACTAATTAACACTAAACACCCACCTGTATTTTAAGAACCCAAACTTTTATTGAAAGTTTTACAAGATCTACTTAGTCCACTTTACAAGAAACCGATATTCTTGTTAATTTTATAAACCTTGCCCTGAATGCGAAACTTGTAAATTAAAGTCTAGAAAAGCACCAAATACAAGTTAAGAAAATGTAGCCTTTTCACTATTTTCGctccctttttattttactcTGTGTTTTTTTCAGGAGAACAATGGAAATAATAACTATTACTCCATCTGTTCTAATTTATGAACCTATTTGGGTGAGtatagagtttaagaaagaaataaaaacttttggaattgtggtcttaaatatgccataacatttgtGTGGTATAAGACTTTTGAGACTTGTGTGATTTTACACGTCATAATATTTGTGTGGGTATTGTTTATTATTAAGAGTAAATTGAGAAGTTTAACTTAGACTGTTTCCAAATTCAGAAAGAAAtcattcttgttaaaacagactaagaaaaaaaattacataaattgaaacatagCAAAGTACTACTCCTCAACTTAATTCAAGCATATTGGACCGGTTATATGAATATTCAGTGTCCATATCGCTCTGTTGAAGCTTAGGAAGATGgaagatagaaaagaaaaagttttgaGTAGGGATGTTTACCTTCTTTAGACCAGGGACAATCTTTGACAAAGATATGAAAAGCTcgcccattttttttcttcgttTCCTCTCCGCAATGACATGATCTTGAGCTTGTACAGAACTTCTCTTGTacataatattattattattattattattattttcccctaatgattcttgacatgcattttcttccaaatgaGAGCTTATCATTacaatatcttcttcttcttcttgaggATTAATCGGTGATGATGAAAACGAAATGAGAAATCCAGAAGAGGAAGAATTAGAGGAAAGTAAGGGAGAAGAAAGAGCTTTTTGAGCATTCTCTTCAATATTGGTGTAAGCTGATGGAGTTGATGAATATATATCTTGAGAAAGATTCGGCTTAAGGTCGAAGAATAAGTCATCTTCGTAGTTAAAATTACCAGTATATTCCATGCCCTAAGATAGAAACAAAAGAATATAAAGATTAGAAAATACAAAGCTTGTTAATTAGTACAAGTATTAATGCCTATATTGAGCAAGGTTGCATTTATTGAGTTATCCTAACCATAAAGAGTTAATGGAGTATCTCTTTATAATGCTTTGAAACCAAGGTTTAATTTTCTCTTCTAGATTTTTGGGGTCTAAAATGGTGTTCTAATTTTTCAGGAGATTAGCATTAACAGAAGAAATTAAGGTTCAACAAGTTGCAAATGAAAGTACAGATCGGTACAATATTGTAAGAAGAGAACAGGAAATTAACTTACTtgaaaagaagatttttgagTTCTAATTGCCTTCCACGATAAATTAAAgacaagaaacaaaaatgttCAAGAATTGAACACGTATACTTCTGAAGAAAGGCAACCCAAAAGAAGGATTAGGTCTCCATTGAATAGCTCACTACCCAACCTCCTTTCCCCTCCTCCCCCACCCCGcaaccaccccaaaaaaaataaaacttgaacgAATATTGATTACTTTTCCAAGTATACTATAAAGTAATACACCCCAGCCACGTGTGAAAAGCTGTCATCTTTTCAACCTCACTTgttataaataaaatgataCTTCCAGAACCCTTAGCTTATTCACATTTCCTCCAATTAAACGTCTTCTAGAACCCTTAGCTTATTCACATTAAATGCTCATGATCAGGTGCTAACTTTTAACTTATACCCCTTCACACGTCAAAATTTTCAAGTTCATTCACATTTGAAAATGCTCTTTCTGTCTTTCGGGTGTGTAAAAGGAAGGATAATCtggaaggagaaaatattttcctttattctttttcttttcttatagagGAATGCAAACTACTCTATGTTCCCTTTTCATGTTGCTTATGCAAACAAAAAGGAATAATTTACCTTCCttaatatctttctttttttaaaataaaaataaaaaacgaagAAGATTAACTCATTCATaaacttttctttattttttttccact
This window harbors:
- the LOC132052118 gene encoding transcription factor bHLH18-like; amino-acid sequence: MEYTGNFNYEDDLFFDLKPNLSQDIYSSTPSAYTNIEENAQKALSSPLLSSNSSSSGFLISFSSSPINPQEEEEDIVMISSHLEENACQESLGENNNNNNNNIMYKRSSVQAQDHVIAERKRRKKMGELFISLSKIVPGLKKLDKSSILGDTIQYMKELQEQVKLLEQTEKNTCENNDSSTSKDQVEGSKIKARILDKSVLINIHCSKQDGMVGRVLFQMEQLHLSVHDIRIMPFGRTNLEISILAEMENGCCITVEDIVKDLQINLLEQV